A region from the Halobellus litoreus genome encodes:
- a CDS encoding SDR family oxidoreductase, which translates to MTLLDGITAVVTGGSSGIGRGIARGFAEHGAEAVVVADIREEPKEDGPPTHELLEAETDTESVFVECDVTRRSDLTAAVDAAEAAGGLDVMVNNAGIWRAEDFLDVTEDDYQRMMDINLKGAYFGAQIAAERLVENDGGGSIINISSIAGLFGNGNWPTYAASKGGLTMLTYSLAHEFGDRGVRVNAIHPGGIQTMIGGEPSEPEAAAEQAQQFTQMVPLGRYGQPEDVAGAATFLASDLASYVTGESLVVDGGWTSWR; encoded by the coding sequence ATGACGCTTCTCGATGGGATCACGGCGGTCGTCACCGGCGGCAGTTCCGGAATCGGTCGGGGAATCGCACGCGGGTTCGCGGAACACGGCGCCGAAGCGGTCGTCGTCGCCGACATCCGCGAAGAGCCGAAAGAGGACGGCCCCCCGACGCACGAGCTTCTCGAAGCGGAAACCGACACCGAGTCGGTGTTCGTCGAGTGTGACGTGACACGCCGGTCGGATCTGACTGCGGCGGTCGACGCCGCCGAAGCCGCCGGTGGACTCGACGTGATGGTGAACAACGCGGGCATCTGGCGCGCGGAGGACTTCCTCGACGTGACCGAGGACGACTATCAGCGGATGATGGACATCAACCTCAAGGGGGCGTACTTCGGCGCGCAGATCGCCGCCGAACGGTTGGTCGAGAACGACGGCGGGGGCTCGATCATCAACATCTCGAGCATCGCCGGGCTCTTCGGCAACGGGAACTGGCCCACGTATGCCGCATCGAAAGGCGGACTGACGATGCTGACGTACTCCCTCGCGCACGAGTTCGGCGACCGCGGGGTTCGCGTGAACGCGATCCACCCCGGCGGGATTCAGACGATGATCGGCGGCGAACCGTCGGAGCCGGAGGCGGCGGCCGAACAGGCCCAGCAGTTCACGCAGATGGTGCCGCTCGGCAGATACGGGCAACCGGAGGACGTCGCCGGCGCGGCGACGTTCCTCGCGAGCGACCTGGCGAGTTACGTCACCGGCGAATCGCTCGTCGTCGACGGCGGCTGGACCAGTTGGCGATGA
- the mch gene encoding methenyltetrahydromethanopterin cyclohydrolase, giving the protein MDSINRMAIELIDEAIDFAEELRVVPHELESGATVLDFGVDAPGGVEAGMLLAEVQTAGLSTVQTRMDDVAGAPTPHVELQTDNPALSLLCSQKAGWELTFEDPPYDGLGAGPARALVAEEEEFHELDYFDEFDLTVLSVESIDLPGDRIAEHVAERAGVEPSGVFLPAYATGSTVGSVTAAARAAELAVFRLFELGYDVRNVQSAFGSAPIAPVSYDESVAMARTNDAVAYGGEVHLTVAEDFEAFDRVPSSARAEYGTPFEDIFDEAGWDFYEVPETIFAPATVTVDVVDGPTHVLGETDEEILAKSFGYRS; this is encoded by the coding sequence ATGGATTCGATCAACCGGATGGCCATCGAACTGATCGACGAGGCCATCGACTTCGCGGAGGAGCTCCGCGTCGTGCCGCACGAGCTGGAGTCGGGGGCGACCGTCCTCGACTTCGGCGTCGACGCGCCGGGCGGCGTCGAGGCCGGGATGCTGCTAGCGGAGGTTCAGACCGCCGGCCTCTCGACGGTTCAGACCCGGATGGACGACGTCGCGGGCGCGCCCACCCCGCACGTCGAACTGCAGACCGACAACCCCGCGCTCTCGCTTCTCTGCTCGCAGAAGGCCGGGTGGGAACTCACGTTCGAGGACCCGCCGTACGACGGTCTCGGTGCCGGTCCGGCCCGCGCGCTCGTCGCCGAGGAAGAGGAGTTCCACGAGTTGGACTACTTCGACGAGTTCGACCTCACGGTCCTCTCCGTCGAGAGCATCGACCTCCCGGGCGACCGGATCGCCGAACACGTCGCCGAGCGCGCCGGCGTCGAACCGAGCGGCGTCTTCCTGCCCGCCTACGCCACGGGCTCGACCGTCGGGAGCGTCACCGCGGCCGCCCGCGCGGCGGAGCTCGCCGTCTTCCGGCTCTTCGAGCTCGGCTACGACGTCCGCAACGTGCAGTCGGCGTTCGGCTCCGCCCCCATCGCACCCGTCAGCTACGACGAGAGCGTCGCGATGGCCCGCACGAACGACGCCGTCGCCTACGGCGGCGAGGTCCACCTCACCGTCGCCGAGGACTTCGAGGCGTTCGACCGCGTGCCCTCCAGCGCGCGGGCGGAGTACGGAACGCCGTTCGAGGACATCTTCGACGAGGCGGGCTGGGACTTCTACGAGGTCCCCGAGACGATCTTCGCGCCCGCGACGGTGACGGTCGACGTCGTCGACGGCCCGACGCACGTCCTCGGCGAGACCGACGAGGAGATTCTCGCCAAATCGTTCGGCTACCGGTCGTAG
- a CDS encoding M48 family metallopeptidase, translating to MVSTAALALVALLGGVQLLETVLDHLNLRYGAVAVRDADEWVRNALDVGDPEKMLAYQRSKTLLSGLQSWLGVVAVLAVVVSGLYGEVVTALTATGLPSVAQGVVLLAGAVVAGRLLSAPFDAYETFVVEERFGFNNQTVPLWLRDLLVGTVLALALGGLVAGGVLLAVEALPALWPVVGWALVVGFSLLMMVVYPRVIAPLFNDFEPIEAGDLRDAVENVFERAGFACEQVYEMDASRRSSHSNAYFVGFGRAKRVVLFDTLVDQMDREAIQAVLAHELAHWKRNHIWKQLGASAVQMAVVFAFLWWVTTSQWVYAAFGLPGETYAALGIGLLYAGPLLSLTAPLTNQLSLAHEREADDFAAETMGEAASMTRALETLAGENLSNPFPHPAYAAFHMTHPPIPERIRRLREQYGGDGASEDVGGDESGPDVPPSAT from the coding sequence ATGGTATCTACGGCCGCGCTCGCGCTCGTCGCGCTCCTGGGAGGCGTACAGCTTCTGGAGACGGTCCTCGATCACCTGAACCTCCGGTACGGCGCTGTGGCCGTCCGCGACGCCGACGAGTGGGTCCGGAACGCGCTCGACGTCGGCGACCCCGAGAAGATGCTGGCGTATCAGCGCTCGAAGACGCTCCTCTCCGGACTCCAGTCCTGGCTCGGCGTCGTCGCCGTCCTCGCCGTCGTCGTCTCGGGGCTGTACGGCGAGGTCGTCACGGCGCTGACGGCGACGGGACTGCCGAGCGTCGCCCAGGGCGTCGTCCTCCTCGCGGGCGCAGTCGTCGCGGGACGGCTCCTGTCGGCGCCGTTCGACGCCTACGAGACGTTCGTCGTCGAGGAGCGGTTCGGCTTCAACAACCAGACCGTGCCCCTGTGGCTCCGGGACCTCCTCGTCGGAACCGTTCTCGCGCTCGCCCTCGGCGGCCTCGTCGCCGGCGGCGTGCTCCTCGCCGTCGAGGCGCTCCCCGCGCTCTGGCCGGTCGTCGGCTGGGCGCTCGTCGTGGGCTTCTCGCTGCTTATGATGGTCGTCTACCCGCGCGTGATCGCGCCGCTGTTCAACGACTTCGAGCCGATCGAGGCCGGCGACCTCCGAGACGCCGTCGAGAACGTCTTCGAGCGCGCGGGATTCGCCTGCGAGCAGGTCTACGAGATGGACGCGAGCCGTCGCTCCTCGCACTCGAACGCCTACTTCGTCGGGTTCGGGCGGGCGAAGCGGGTCGTGCTGTTCGACACGCTCGTCGACCAGATGGACCGGGAGGCGATTCAGGCCGTGCTGGCGCACGAACTCGCCCACTGGAAGCGGAACCACATCTGGAAGCAACTGGGCGCCTCCGCGGTCCAGATGGCGGTGGTCTTCGCGTTCCTGTGGTGGGTGACGACGTCGCAGTGGGTGTACGCCGCGTTCGGTCTGCCGGGCGAGACGTACGCCGCGCTCGGGATCGGACTGCTGTACGCCGGACCGCTGCTCTCGCTCACCGCGCCGCTGACGAATCAGCTCTCGCTCGCGCACGAGCGCGAGGCCGACGACTTCGCCGCGGAGACGATGGGCGAGGCGGCGTCGATGACCCGCGCCTTAGAGACGCTCGCGGGCGAGAACCTCAGTAATCCCTTCCCGCATCCGGCCTACGCCGCGTTCCATATGACGCACCCGCCGATCCCCGAGCGGATCCGACGGCTCCGCGAACAGTACGGCGGCGACGGCGCGAGCGAGGACGTCGGTGGCGACGAGAGCGGGCCGGACGTTCCGCCGTCGGCGACGTGA
- a CDS encoding GTPBP1 family GTP-binding protein: protein MSADRAVLESALERGEQEGGSVEFKERLSRDLHLADGRLESLAAQLRHRVLSGDGTATYVVGVTDDGGIAGITPEEFSESMDVLSILAEEAGAHIDDVETWGVGDDGDRGLVGVATVTEGAVLDVDDDHIVVGTAGHVDHGKSTLVGSLVTGTADDGQGQTRGFLDVQPHEVERGLSADLSYAVYGFTDDGAVHLDNPHRKSDRARVVEESDRLVSFVDTVGHEPWLRTTIRGLVGQRLDYGLLVVAADDGPTKTTREHLGILLAMELPTIVAITKADVVDADRLESVEREVERLLRDVGRTPLRVDRHGVGVAVEELSDSVVPILGTSAVTMDGLDDLDAMFEQLPKTTREAGDDFRMYVDRTYSVTGVGAVASGTVNAGSVEAGDELQIGPMPDGSYRDVEVRSIEMHHHRVDRAKAGRIVGIALKGVREEDIERGMALLPADVDPPAVRSFEAEVMVLNHPTRIRGGYEPVVHLETVSEAVVFRPEGGQLLPGDTGTATVEFKFRPYLVEAGQRFVFREGQSKGVGTVLDVGDDGR from the coding sequence ATGAGCGCTGACCGGGCCGTACTGGAATCGGCCCTCGAGCGCGGCGAGCAGGAGGGTGGCAGCGTCGAATTCAAAGAGCGGCTCTCGCGGGACCTCCACCTCGCCGACGGTCGGCTGGAGAGCCTCGCGGCGCAACTACGCCACCGCGTGCTCTCCGGCGACGGCACGGCGACGTACGTCGTCGGCGTCACGGACGACGGCGGCATCGCCGGCATCACGCCCGAGGAGTTTTCCGAATCGATGGACGTCCTCTCGATTCTGGCCGAGGAGGCGGGCGCTCACATCGACGACGTCGAGACCTGGGGCGTCGGCGACGACGGCGACCGCGGCCTCGTCGGCGTCGCGACGGTCACCGAGGGTGCGGTCCTGGACGTCGACGACGACCACATCGTCGTCGGGACGGCGGGTCACGTCGATCACGGGAAGTCGACGCTCGTCGGGTCGCTCGTCACCGGCACCGCCGACGACGGCCAGGGACAGACCCGGGGCTTCCTCGACGTCCAACCGCACGAGGTCGAACGCGGGCTCTCGGCGGACCTCTCCTACGCCGTCTACGGGTTCACCGACGACGGCGCGGTCCACCTGGACAACCCGCACCGCAAGTCCGACCGGGCACGGGTGGTCGAGGAGTCCGACCGCCTGGTCTCCTTCGTCGACACGGTCGGCCACGAGCCCTGGCTGCGGACGACGATTCGGGGGCTCGTCGGGCAGCGACTCGACTACGGCCTGTTGGTGGTCGCCGCCGACGACGGGCCGACGAAGACGACCCGCGAACACCTCGGGATCCTGCTCGCGATGGAACTGCCGACGATCGTCGCGATCACGAAGGCCGACGTCGTCGACGCGGACCGGCTCGAATCCGTCGAACGCGAGGTCGAACGGCTGCTTCGGGACGTCGGGCGGACGCCGCTTCGGGTCGACAGACACGGGGTCGGGGTCGCCGTCGAGGAGCTGAGCGACTCCGTCGTTCCGATCCTGGGGACCAGCGCGGTCACGATGGACGGCCTCGACGACCTCGATGCGATGTTCGAACAACTCCCGAAGACGACCCGGGAGGCCGGCGACGACTTCCGGATGTACGTCGACCGCACGTACTCGGTGACGGGCGTCGGGGCAGTCGCGTCCGGGACGGTGAACGCCGGGAGCGTCGAGGCCGGCGACGAACTGCAGATCGGGCCGATGCCGGACGGTTCCTACCGCGACGTCGAGGTCCGCTCGATCGAGATGCACCACCACCGGGTCGACCGGGCGAAGGCCGGGCGCATCGTCGGTATCGCGCTCAAGGGCGTGCGCGAGGAGGACATCGAGCGCGGGATGGCGCTGCTTCCCGCGGATGTCGACCCGCCGGCGGTCCGCTCCTTCGAGGCCGAAGTGATGGTGTTGAACCACCCCACGCGGATCCGGGGGGGCTACGAGCCCGTCGTGCACCTCGAAACCGTGAGCGAGGCGGTCGTGTTCCGCCCGGAGGGCGGGCAGTTGCTTCCGGGCGATACCGGCACGGCGACGGTCGAGTTCAAGTTCCGGCCGTACCTCGTCGAGGCGGGCCAGCGGTTCGTCTTCCGCGAGGGCCAATCGAAGGGCGTCGGAACGGTGCTCGACGTCGGCGACGACGGACGGTAG
- a CDS encoding DnaJ domain-containing protein: MDEDGLVIGIAAVFAGTTVLFGVLGFVYQPLLLLFAAIFGLATYLLWYHASGRLGERIRRTAGTARERNRRRANAASRGPGDFEGFGPGRRAAGSGRRRRAGDGWERRADGRGATAGRQWERRDPNEPTRAEAYRTLGLDADADQAAVKAAYRERVKAVHPDTDDGDEEQFKRVNRAYERLKE, from the coding sequence GTGGACGAAGACGGACTCGTCATCGGCATCGCCGCGGTGTTCGCCGGGACGACGGTGCTGTTCGGCGTCCTCGGATTCGTCTATCAGCCGCTGCTGTTGCTCTTCGCGGCGATATTCGGCCTCGCGACGTACCTCCTGTGGTACCACGCGAGCGGCCGCCTCGGCGAGCGAATCAGGAGGACGGCCGGGACCGCACGGGAGCGGAATCGCCGCCGAGCGAACGCCGCATCGCGCGGACCGGGCGATTTCGAGGGGTTCGGACCGGGCCGGCGGGCGGCGGGGTCGGGACGCCGGCGCCGGGCGGGCGACGGGTGGGAGCGCCGAGCGGACGGCCGCGGCGCGACCGCGGGTCGGCAGTGGGAGCGGCGCGATCCGAACGAACCCACGCGTGCGGAGGCATACCGGACGCTCGGCCTCGACGCCGACGCGGATCAGGCGGCGGTGAAAGCCGCCTACCGCGAGCGGGTGAAGGCCGTCCACCCCGATACCGACGACGGCGACGAGGAGCAGTTCAAGCGCGTGAACCGCGCCTACGAGCGGCTCAAGGAGTGA
- a CDS encoding acyl-CoA thioesterase, with protein sequence MIPLEDTYIENRVLVQPNDTNNNETAHGGNVMKWMDEVGAMSAMRFAGQTVVTAQMEGVDFHRPIPRGNTALIKSYVYDAGTTSVSVYLRVFSEDPLSGDTELTTESHFVYVAIDEDNSPTPVPDLDVSSERAIELRDAANGDRHDERVDDR encoded by the coding sequence ATGATCCCGCTCGAAGACACGTACATCGAAAACCGCGTCCTCGTACAGCCGAACGATACCAACAACAACGAAACCGCCCACGGCGGCAACGTCATGAAGTGGATGGACGAGGTCGGGGCGATGTCGGCGATGCGCTTCGCCGGCCAGACGGTCGTCACCGCGCAGATGGAGGGCGTCGACTTCCACCGTCCGATTCCGCGGGGGAACACCGCCCTCATCAAGTCGTACGTCTACGACGCCGGCACGACGAGCGTCAGCGTCTACCTCCGCGTGTTCAGCGAGGACCCGCTCTCGGGCGACACCGAACTCACGACCGAATCGCACTTCGTCTACGTCGCCATCGACGAGGACAACTCCCCGACCCCCGTTCCCGACCTCGACGTCTCCTCCGAGCGTGCGATCGAGCTCAGAGACGCCGCAAACGGCGACCGACACGACGAGCGCGTCGACGACCGGTGA